In Thermococcus camini, a genomic segment contains:
- a CDS encoding cob(I)yrinic acid a,c-diamide adenosyltransferase, whose amino-acid sequence MSITTKTGDKGLTGLFTGDRVAKYSPIMEANGAIDELDSFLGEAKHYVPEEMVGTLEKIQVQLYDLMAELASKGKYQKVGEEEVEWLEGLIHKYEEEVQLRAFVLPGSTIASAKLDVCRAIARRAERRVAKLVLDYGFGQNALVYLNRLSDLLFIMARAIEKREGKLRGVR is encoded by the coding sequence ATGTCCATCACCACGAAGACGGGAGATAAAGGTTTGACCGGCCTCTTCACCGGCGACCGCGTGGCGAAGTACTCGCCTATTATGGAAGCCAACGGGGCTATAGACGAGCTCGACAGCTTTCTGGGAGAGGCAAAGCACTACGTTCCCGAGGAGATGGTCGGGACTCTCGAAAAAATCCAGGTTCAGCTCTACGACCTGATGGCGGAGCTGGCCAGCAAGGGGAAGTACCAAAAGGTCGGTGAGGAGGAGGTCGAGTGGCTTGAGGGACTCATCCATAAATACGAAGAGGAAGTCCAGCTCCGGGCCTTCGTCCTCCCGGGCTCAACAATAGCGAGCGCCAAGCTCGATGTATGCAGGGCGATAGCGAGGAGGGCCGAGAGGAGAGTTGCCAAGCTCGTCCTTGACTATGGGTTTGGCCAAAACGCTCTCGTCTACCTCAACAGGCTCAGTGACCTGCTTTTCATAATGGCAAGGGCGATAGAGAAGAGGGAGGGGAAGCTGAGGGGGGTCAGGTGA
- a CDS encoding CBM96 family carbohydrate-binding protein, with protein MKRWSIVLMALLILSIVPNVAFHAVSAAATTVQINPTDDAYVKDTAPDSNYGSYGSLYVGTYYKDHADERTYLKFDLSSIPDNAVIVSATLHAYTYSGAYSTPVNISAYAVSDDSWTEDSITWNTKPPAGELLDKDLVDTDGRHWSVWNVTDFVEAELSGDKVVSFVLISDVEGVVAESIGYNSKESKYGNYPYLEVVYYVPEGPQYQPIREIRENWETGKQVVTSGIVIGTRSTGFFIQNGTEPNSGIYVYVGSSFMHDVKPGDVVQVNGTTAAYNGLYEIKNPTYKVVGSAEVPEPVVLGAGEMNDSYQSMRVRLEWVRVVDVDGKSITVADDTGTLVLYDYYGIMDVTQGKMLRYVEGIGYKYRVIEVYPTDYELYIPSVGISHVAKPDYSIKGIPMKFTITVVNNGEVADNVTVVLYANGAKVGNATHEIETNGSVTYELSYIPMNLGELSIDIQVFAGDWGLVDERVYEYRVVPNPNVVAYGLTPYYERLYTKEMEALSPLYENITWTVSELQACGVDLGDLAPKVQWIEDSMAEIQRQYQLYDALKGLLVQQNPYRNSYYYPVMVHIRKAAMLGRDVTEEINNLLPKLQAVLTQVEPLCHPPAPANETEVNPGNETVPGNETGTTPETNTTPTTNVTIKITRVLIDAAHGQYYVNKVGVSYLVDKIQSELGWEVEINQLPLTYDLLKEYDVVILTDPKDDFTASEIESIKEYIENGGGLLITGEWYKYANVENFNEIVGDYGITFNPDELMDDDQNGGRPYYPFVGIYNKAHPVMKFVPDDWTMYYNGNTLTIGGTAVWLIKGYDTGYSVDADGNVVRIPGTNPVIAAAVDLGTGRIVAYGSSKALSDDYYQKYIKSTWPFIKGALLWLAHQE; from the coding sequence ATGAAGCGATGGAGCATCGTTTTAATGGCCCTGTTGATTTTGAGCATTGTGCCGAACGTCGCATTTCACGCGGTTTCGGCTGCAGCAACGACGGTTCAAATAAACCCCACCGACGACGCGTACGTCAAGGATACCGCTCCAGATTCAAACTACGGCTCCTACGGCAGTCTTTACGTCGGAACCTACTACAAAGACCACGCAGATGAGAGGACATATCTCAAGTTCGACCTCTCCAGCATTCCGGACAACGCGGTCATAGTCAGCGCAACTCTCCACGCCTACACCTACAGCGGCGCCTACTCAACCCCCGTGAACATAAGCGCCTACGCGGTTTCCGACGATTCCTGGACCGAGGATTCTATAACCTGGAACACCAAGCCCCCAGCAGGGGAGCTTCTCGATAAGGACCTCGTTGATACAGATGGGCGCCACTGGTCCGTCTGGAACGTGACGGACTTCGTCGAGGCCGAGCTCTCCGGAGACAAGGTCGTCAGCTTCGTTCTCATATCCGACGTTGAGGGGGTTGTGGCCGAGAGCATAGGCTATAACTCCAAGGAGAGCAAGTATGGAAACTACCCCTACCTTGAGGTTGTCTATTACGTCCCTGAGGGCCCGCAGTACCAGCCCATCAGGGAGATAAGGGAGAACTGGGAGACCGGCAAGCAGGTCGTCACCAGCGGAATAGTCATAGGCACCCGCAGCACCGGCTTCTTCATCCAGAACGGCACTGAACCCAACAGCGGAATTTACGTGTACGTTGGCAGCTCCTTCATGCATGATGTCAAGCCCGGAGACGTCGTCCAGGTTAATGGAACAACCGCTGCGTACAATGGACTCTACGAGATAAAGAACCCCACCTACAAAGTTGTCGGTTCTGCAGAAGTTCCTGAACCCGTTGTGCTTGGCGCAGGGGAGATGAACGATTCCTACCAGAGCATGCGCGTCAGGTTAGAGTGGGTCCGGGTTGTAGATGTGGATGGGAAGAGCATCACCGTCGCTGACGACACCGGAACGCTGGTTCTCTACGACTACTACGGAATAATGGACGTCACTCAGGGTAAAATGCTGAGATATGTTGAGGGAATCGGTTACAAGTACCGGGTCATTGAGGTCTATCCAACGGACTATGAACTCTACATACCGTCCGTTGGCATCTCTCACGTAGCCAAGCCGGACTACTCCATTAAGGGCATCCCGATGAAGTTCACGATTACAGTCGTTAACAACGGAGAAGTGGCAGACAACGTAACTGTGGTTCTCTACGCCAACGGGGCGAAGGTCGGGAATGCAACCCATGAGATAGAAACCAACGGAAGCGTAACCTACGAGCTTTCATACATCCCGATGAACCTGGGAGAGCTTTCCATTGACATACAGGTATTCGCGGGAGACTGGGGTCTGGTTGATGAAAGGGTTTACGAATACAGGGTCGTCCCAAACCCCAACGTCGTTGCGTATGGCCTCACCCCGTACTACGAGAGGCTCTACACCAAGGAAATGGAAGCCCTCTCCCCGCTCTACGAGAACATTACCTGGACCGTCAGCGAGCTCCAGGCCTGCGGTGTTGATCTCGGCGATCTCGCCCCGAAGGTCCAGTGGATAGAGGACAGCATGGCAGAGATACAGAGGCAGTACCAGCTTTACGATGCCCTCAAAGGCCTTCTCGTCCAGCAGAACCCGTACAGGAACTCGTACTACTATCCGGTAATGGTCCACATAAGGAAGGCCGCAATGCTGGGAAGGGATGTAACGGAGGAGATCAACAACCTCCTTCCAAAGCTCCAGGCAGTACTGACCCAGGTCGAGCCCCTCTGCCACCCACCGGCTCCGGCCAACGAAACCGAGGTGAACCCTGGCAACGAAACCGTTCCTGGCAACGAGACGGGAACCACCCCTGAAACCAACACCACCCCCACAACCAACGTTACCATCAAGATAACCCGCGTTCTCATCGACGCCGCCCACGGACAGTACTACGTCAATAAGGTCGGCGTCAGCTACCTCGTGGACAAGATACAGAGCGAGCTCGGCTGGGAGGTGGAGATAAACCAGCTCCCGCTCACCTACGACCTACTCAAGGAGTACGACGTTGTGATACTTACCGACCCGAAGGACGACTTCACCGCCTCAGAGATTGAGAGCATCAAAGAGTACATCGAGAACGGCGGAGGCCTGTTAATAACGGGCGAATGGTACAAGTACGCCAACGTCGAGAACTTCAACGAGATAGTTGGTGACTATGGAATAACCTTCAACCCGGACGAGCTCATGGACGACGACCAGAACGGCGGCAGGCCATACTACCCGTTCGTCGGAATATACAACAAGGCACACCCGGTCATGAAGTTCGTGCCCGACGACTGGACGATGTACTACAACGGTAACACCCTCACAATAGGAGGCACCGCTGTATGGCTCATCAAAGGCTACGACACCGGCTACTCAGTCGATGCCGATGGAAACGTCGTCAGGATACCCGGCACCAACCCGGTTA